A genomic region of Papaver somniferum cultivar HN1 chromosome 7, ASM357369v1, whole genome shotgun sequence contains the following coding sequences:
- the LOC113294126 gene encoding uncharacterized protein LOC113294126 yields the protein MINLELLRFEGVPQSTISKFLIAKPRAFTGDSDKFKTIVEKIKGMGFNPLLTTFVVAVRGLVGMSEATWKSKVDVYKRWGWSEDQIQTAFRKSPYCMMYSEKKITAVMDFLVNEVGYNSLNIAENPRIFDNSLKDRIIPRCFVIRILVSKGLIKEKSSLTSLSTMTDMSFSKMFVKPYEKQAPELTKLLEIVDMHIESSCRVSVWRHVSVSCQRTNVLNPPYMRPPRPITDCS from the exons ATGATCAACCTAGAGCTTTTGAGATTTGAAGGTGTCCCTCAATCTACTATTTCCAAGTTTCTAATCGCAAAACCTAGAGCATTTACGGGAGATTCTGATAAATTTAAAACGATTGTGGAAAAGATTAAAGGAATGGGTTTCAATCCTTTACTAACAACATTTGTTGTAGCTGTACGGGGATTGGTAGGAATGAGTGAAGCCACTTGGAAATCTAAAGTGGATGTCTACAAGAGATGGGGTTGGTCTGAAGATCAAATTCAAACAGCATTTAGGAAAAGTCCATATTGTATGATGTATTCGGAGAAGAAGATTACAGCAGTGATGGATTTCCTGGTGAATGAAGTTGGTTATAATTCATTGAATATTGCTGAAAACCCAAGGATTTTTGATAATAGCTTGAAGGACAGGATTATTCCTAGGTGCTTTGTTATCAGAATTTTAGTCTCAAAGGGTCTGATTAAGGAGAAAAGTTCTTTGACATCACTTTCAACAATGACAGATATGTCATTTTCGAAGATGTTTGTAAAACCGTATGAGAAACAAGCTCCTGAGCTAACGAAA CTTTTGGAAATTGTAGACATGCATATTGAAAGTAGCTGTCGTGTTTCTGTATGGAGACATGTATCTGTGTCTTGTCAGAGAACTAATGTTTTGAACCCTCCATATATGAGGCCTCCTCGTCCTATTACAGATTGCAGCTAG
- the LOC113295652 gene encoding 60S ribosomal protein L30, with product MVAVKKMKKTHESINNRLALVMKSGKYTLGYKTVLRTLRSSKSKLIIISNNCPPLRKSEIEYYAMLAKVGVHHFNGNNVDLGTACGRYYRVSCLSIIDPGDSDIIKTLPGDQ from the exons ATGGTGGCCGTTAAGAAAATG AAGAAGACTCATGAGAGTATTAACAACAGACTTGCTCTTGTGATGAAGAGTGGGAAATACACTCTTGGTTACAAAACTGTTCTTAGAACTCTCAGAAGCTCCAAAT CAAAGCTTATAATCATCTCAAACAATTGTCCACCTTTGAGGAAATCTGAGATTGAGTACTATGCTATGCTTGCTAAAGTTGGAGTTCACCATTTTAATGGAA ACAATGTCGACTTGGGAACAGCTTGTGGACGATACTACCGTGTTTCATGCCTTAGTATCATTGATCCAG GTGATTCTGATATCATAAAAACCCTTCCCGGTGACCAGTAA